The proteins below are encoded in one region of Hordeum vulgare subsp. vulgare chromosome 3H, MorexV3_pseudomolecules_assembly, whole genome shotgun sequence:
- the LOC123443443 gene encoding TLC domain-containing protein 5-like, with translation MEDFVLSYVVTGLAFWSTAFLVMRALMPKRSYEFCNRAVSTMHAVAAVCMACLSVEDWSCPVCPLNAPSSPRQMKSLAVTLSYMIYDAVCSHLNGDVRLDNTVHHLVSIVGIGAGLAYQRCGTEMMACMFITEISSPLLHLREMLKELGIKDTDLNLLVDILFAATFSVGRMVGGPYLTYVTLTTDYPILIKAMAAGLQLVSAYWFLRILRMVRYKLGKKRPAAAAATKVNAK, from the exons ATGGAGGACTTCGTGCTGAGCTACGTGGTGACCGGGCTGGCCTTTTGGTCGACGGCGTTCCTGGTGATGCGGGCGCTGATGCCGAAGCGCTCCTACGAGTTCTGCAACCGCGCCGTCTCCACCATGCACGCCGTCGCTGCCGTCTGCATGGCCTGCCTCTCCGTGGAGGACTGGTCCTGCCCCGTCTGCCCCCTCAAcgccccctcctcgccgcgccag ATGAAGTCCCTGGCGGTGACGCTGTCGTACATGATCTACGACGCCGTGTGCAGCCATCTCAACGGTGACGTCCGGCTCGACAACACCGTGCACCACCTGGTCAGCATCGTCGGCATCGGCGCCGGCCTCGCCTACCAGAGGTGCGGCACGGAGATGATGGCGTGCATGTTCATCACGGAGATCTCCAGCCCGCTGCTGCACCTCAGGGAGATGCTCAAGGAGCTCGGCATCAAGGACACGGACCTCAACCTCCTCGTCGAC ATTCTATTTGCGGCGACCTTTTCGGTGGGACGGATGGTTGGTGGACCGTACCTCACCTACGTCACCTTGACAACAGACTACCCCATCCTCATCAAG GCGATGGCTGCGGGTTTGCAACTGGTAAGCGCCTACTGGTTCTTGAGGATCCTCAGGATGGTCAGGTACAAGCTCGGGAAGaagaggccggcggcggcggcggcgaccaaGGTCAATGCAAAGTGA